CAGTTATTCGTAAGTTTAAGCTTTGCCGTATTTGTTTCCGTGAACTAGCATATAAAGGTCAAATACCAGGCGTTAAGAAAGCTAGCTGGTAAAGGCTTATAAAAAGGAAGGAGGTCAAAAGTTATGGTTATGACAGATCCAATTGCTGATTTACTAACTCGCATCCGTAATGCGAACATGGTACGTCATGAGAAGTTAGAACTTCCTGCTTCAAAAATTAAGCATGAAATTGCTCAAATCTTAAAGCGTGAAGGTTTTATCCGTGATGTAGAATTTATTGAGGATAACAAACAAGGTATGCTTCGTATCTTCTTAAAATACGGTGCAAATAATGAACGTGTAATTACAGGTATTAAACGTATTAGTAAACCAGGTCTTCGCGTTTATGCAAAAGCTGACGAAGTTCCTCGCGTTTTAAACGGATTAGGTATTGCTATTGTTTCTACATCTCAAGGTGTTTTAACTGATAAAGAAGCTCGTGCAAAACAAGCTGGTGGAGAAGTATTAGCGTACGTTTGGTAATAAGTTGACATGAATGGAGGTGTAATGAATGTCTCGTATAGGTAAAAAGTTACTAGAGATTCCTTCTGGCGTAACCATTACAATTAGTGCTGAAAATGCAGTAACAGTAAAAGGACCAAAAGGTGAATTATCTCGTAAGTTTAGTCCAGATATGGAAATCAAGATTGAAGATAACGTATTAACGGTCAGCCGTCCAAGTGACCATAAAGAACATCGTGCTCTTCATGGAACAACTCGTAGTATTATTGGAAACATGGTTGATGGTGTTTCTAAAGGGTTTGAAAAAAGTCTTGAATTAATCGGGGTTGGATACCGCGCATCTAAATCAGGTAAAAATCTTGTTTTAAATGTTGGTTATTCACATCCAGTTGAAATCGTACCTGAAGAAGGAATTGAAATTGACGTTCCTTCGCAAACAAAGGTTGTTGTAAAAGGTACAGATAAAGAACGTGTAGGAGCGATCGCTTCTAACATTCGTGCGGTACGTCCTCCAGAGCCTTATAAAGGTAAAGGGATTCGTTACGAAGGCGAGTATGTTCGTCGCAAAGAAGGTAAAACTGCTAAGTAATATCGTTAAACGGTAGGAAAGGAGTGACGTAGATGATTACTAAGGCAAGTAAAAATGTTGTTCGTAAAAAAAGACATGCACGTGTTCGTTCTAACCTATCAGGAACAGCAACGCGTCCTCGTTTAAATGTTTTTCGTTCAAATAAACACATATACGCACAAGTGATTGATGATATGAATCAAGTAACACTTGCTAGCGCTTCAACACTTGATAAAGATTTAGCATTGGATTCTAAAGGGAACATTGATGCTGCTGTTAAAGTTGGCGAGCTTGTTGCTAAACGTGCTCTTGATAAAGGAGTCGAAACGGTTATCTTTGATCGTGGTGGATATCTTTATCATGGACGTGTAAAAGCATTAGCGGATGCAGCTCGTGAAGCTGGATTGAAATTCTAATTAAAAGGAGGGAAACTAACTTGAAACGCATAGATCCGAGTAAACTAGAACTTGAAGAACGAGTAGTTACCGTCAACCGTGTTGCGAAAGTAGTAAAAGGTGGTCGTCGTTTCCGTTTTGCTGCTTTAGTCGTAGTAGGTGATAAAAACGGTCATGTAAGGTTTTGGTACTGGTAAAGCACAAGAAGTACCAGAAGCGATTCGTAAAGCTATCGAAGATGCTAAGAAAAACTTAGTTACTGTACCAATGGTAAATACAACAATTCC
This portion of the Bacillus carboniphilus genome encodes:
- the rplF gene encoding 50S ribosomal protein L6, which codes for MSRIGKKLLEIPSGVTITISAENAVTVKGPKGELSRKFSPDMEIKIEDNVLTVSRPSDHKEHRALHGTTRSIIGNMVDGVSKGFEKSLELIGVGYRASKSGKNLVLNVGYSHPVEIVPEEGIEIDVPSQTKVVVKGTDKERVGAIASNIRAVRPPEPYKGKGIRYEGEYVRRKEGKTAK
- the rpsH gene encoding 30S ribosomal protein S8, which gives rise to MVMTDPIADLLTRIRNANMVRHEKLELPASKIKHEIAQILKREGFIRDVEFIEDNKQGMLRIFLKYGANNERVITGIKRISKPGLRVYAKADEVPRVLNGLGIAIVSTSQGVLTDKEARAKQAGGEVLAYVW
- a CDS encoding type Z 30S ribosomal protein S14, whose translation is MAKKSMIAKQKREQKFKVREYTRCERCGRPHSVIRKFKLCRICFRELAYKGQIPGVKKASW
- the rplR gene encoding 50S ribosomal protein L18, which gives rise to MITKASKNVVRKKRHARVRSNLSGTATRPRLNVFRSNKHIYAQVIDDMNQVTLASASTLDKDLALDSKGNIDAAVKVGELVAKRALDKGVETVIFDRGGYLYHGRVKALADAAREAGLKF